The Thiogranum longum genome includes a region encoding these proteins:
- a CDS encoding NAD(P)-binding domain-containing protein, whose amino-acid sequence MHAQSLAALEENERAGLTEPASLHPVIDAGRCMGCGSCASACPEGNVLGLVAGKAALINATHCIGHGACKEACPFDAITLVFGTEKRGVDIPAVKPNFETNMPGIFIAGELGGMGLIRNAVEQGRQAIQSIAAYDGAVKDNQWQDVVIVGAGPAGFSASLGAMELGLRAVTIEQESLGGTVSHFPRGKLVMTAPVKLPLVGKVSFTETTKETLMAFWEKTEQETGVNINYGERLEEITPEAGGYLVRTSKASYRTRTVLLAIGRRGTPRKLGVEGESLSKVVYRLIDAEQYRGQHVLVVGGGDSALEAAVSVAEQPGTTVALSYRSGAFSRARDKNRKRIDEAVANGRLQVIFNSNVLSISESSVTIDQEGKTVELPNDAIIVSAGGILPTPFLQKTGIEVETHHGKT is encoded by the coding sequence TTGCACGCGCAAAGCCTGGCTGCGCTCGAAGAAAACGAACGCGCCGGCCTGACAGAACCTGCTTCGTTGCACCCGGTGATTGATGCTGGTCGATGTATGGGATGTGGTTCCTGCGCCAGTGCCTGTCCGGAAGGTAATGTACTCGGACTGGTAGCGGGCAAGGCGGCATTGATTAATGCCACACACTGTATCGGCCACGGGGCTTGCAAGGAAGCTTGCCCTTTCGATGCGATCACGCTGGTGTTCGGTACCGAAAAACGTGGCGTTGATATACCTGCGGTCAAGCCCAATTTCGAAACCAACATGCCGGGCATTTTTATTGCTGGCGAGCTTGGTGGTATGGGCCTGATACGAAATGCCGTTGAGCAGGGACGACAGGCAATACAATCCATTGCTGCGTATGACGGTGCTGTAAAGGATAATCAATGGCAGGATGTGGTGATCGTTGGCGCAGGGCCGGCAGGATTCTCTGCCTCGCTTGGCGCAATGGAACTCGGGCTGCGTGCGGTAACGATCGAACAGGAATCGTTGGGTGGAACAGTCAGTCATTTCCCGCGTGGTAAACTGGTAATGACCGCGCCCGTAAAACTTCCCCTGGTCGGCAAGGTGTCGTTCACCGAAACCACCAAGGAAACGCTGATGGCGTTCTGGGAAAAGACCGAACAGGAAACCGGCGTTAATATCAATTACGGAGAGCGACTGGAAGAAATTACACCCGAGGCCGGGGGGTATCTGGTACGGACATCGAAAGCATCGTACCGGACGCGTACGGTATTGCTGGCGATCGGTCGTAGAGGCACGCCGCGTAAACTCGGTGTGGAAGGCGAATCCCTGTCCAAGGTGGTCTATCGCCTGATTGATGCCGAACAGTACAGGGGGCAGCATGTACTTGTAGTCGGTGGTGGCGACAGTGCACTGGAAGCTGCAGTGAGCGTGGCAGAACAACCTGGCACCACGGTTGCCCTGTCCTATCGTTCGGGTGCGTTTTCTCGCGCCAGGGACAAGAACCGGAAACGTATAGATGAAGCCGTTGCAAACGGGCGTTTACAGGTTATTTTTAACTCCAATGTGCTCTCTATCAGCGAGTCTTCTGTGACAATTGACCAGGAAGGAAAGACTGTCGAATTACCCAACGATGCCATCATCGTATCTGCGGGGGGTATTCTCCCAACACCGTTCCTGCAAAAAACCGGGATTGAAGTCGAAACACACCATGGCAAGACCTGA
- a CDS encoding cytochrome c3 family protein, translating to MYISTDQPYLRYRCHSLLASGRHYRLLQRILFTLTFIAALFATAGAYAKDTTFDHFSTGFPLDGGHQSADCDACHIRGVFKGTPTRCASCHNSASRMEGESMPTSHIRTTDSCLDCHTTRDWKQVTRIDHIAVLGSCTSCHNGTAAQGKSASHIASGNSCDDCHTTNGWTGAVFDHSSIGGNCISCHNGATATGKNARHIQTNNLCQDCHRSRSWTPVIRVDHADVMGSCSTCHNNSTATGKPANHINSGNQCEDCHNTNNWSSASFDHNSISGNCSSCHNGTTATGKNAQHIQTSNICEDCHRSSSWTPVIRVDHTDVVGTCFSCHNGSTATGKSASHIASGNTCDDCHTSNAWIPAVFDHNSVAPGTCSSCHNGVTATGKTANHTQTSAQCDTCHSNRAWLPASFDHNNVTGSCSSCHNGSTATGKPGNHFVTALQCDSCHNSTRWTPIDFRHSSGNYPGDHRSNMACTSCHRSNAQTVTWTAPSYQPDCAGCHAGDYESGPHKKSENPDIKYKVGELRDCSGSCHTYTDSSLTTIKKRRSGEHRVSDGSFD from the coding sequence ATGTACATATCAACTGATCAACCTTACCTGCGCTACCGTTGTCACAGCCTTCTGGCTTCGGGCCGGCACTACCGCCTGCTGCAGCGCATACTGTTCACGCTGACCTTCATCGCGGCACTGTTCGCCACAGCCGGCGCTTACGCGAAGGACACAACGTTTGATCACTTTTCCACCGGGTTCCCGCTTGACGGCGGGCATCAGTCTGCTGATTGCGACGCCTGTCATATACGTGGTGTATTCAAAGGCACCCCGACGCGTTGCGCCAGCTGTCATAACAGCGCATCGCGGATGGAGGGCGAGAGCATGCCGACCAGCCATATCCGTACCACCGACAGCTGCCTGGACTGCCACACGACACGTGACTGGAAACAGGTTACCCGCATTGACCATATTGCTGTACTCGGTAGCTGTACTTCCTGCCATAACGGCACGGCAGCTCAGGGGAAATCTGCTTCGCATATCGCTTCCGGTAACAGCTGTGATGATTGTCACACCACCAACGGCTGGACCGGGGCCGTATTTGACCATAGCAGTATCGGTGGGAACTGCATCAGCTGTCACAATGGCGCCACGGCAACCGGGAAAAATGCCCGGCATATACAGACCAACAATCTGTGCCAGGACTGTCATCGGAGCCGCAGCTGGACACCTGTCATTCGCGTTGATCATGCCGATGTCATGGGAAGCTGTTCTACCTGCCACAACAACAGTACAGCAACCGGAAAGCCGGCAAATCACATTAACTCGGGTAACCAGTGCGAGGATTGCCACAATACCAACAACTGGTCATCGGCTTCTTTTGATCACAACAGCATCAGTGGAAACTGTTCCAGTTGTCATAATGGCACCACTGCAACGGGTAAAAATGCACAACATATCCAGACCAGCAACATTTGTGAAGACTGCCATCGCAGCAGCAGCTGGACACCGGTTATTCGTGTGGATCACACCGATGTTGTGGGCACCTGCTTCAGCTGCCACAACGGGAGTACTGCAACCGGGAAATCGGCATCTCATATCGCGTCCGGAAACACTTGCGATGATTGCCACACAAGCAACGCCTGGATTCCCGCTGTATTCGACCATAACAGCGTAGCTCCTGGAACCTGCAGCAGCTGCCACAACGGTGTTACCGCAACCGGGAAAACCGCCAATCACACCCAGACCAGCGCTCAATGCGACACCTGTCATTCAAACCGCGCCTGGTTACCGGCAAGCTTTGACCACAATAATGTCACCGGGTCCTGCTCATCCTGCCACAACGGCAGCACAGCAACCGGCAAGCCAGGTAATCATTTTGTGACTGCACTGCAATGCGACAGCTGTCACAACTCAACACGCTGGACACCGATTGACTTCCGGCATAGCTCGGGGAATTATCCCGGCGATCACAGAAGCAATATGGCCTGCACCTCGTGTCATCGCAGTAACGCACAGACCGTAACCTGGACTGCGCCGAGCTATCAGCCGGATTGTGCCGGTTGCCACGCGGGTGATTACGAATCCGGGCCGCACAAGAAGTCTGAAAACCCGGATATCAAATACAAGGTAGGCGAACTCCGTGACTGTTCCGGCAGCTGCCATACCTATACAGACAGCAGTCTGACCACCATCAAAAAGCGTCGAAGTGGTGAACACCGCGTCAGTGATGGCAGCTTTGACTGA
- a CDS encoding DNA-J related domain-containing protein, with translation MSQDNSRLPDVFYTAIRQELEAQPGGIREHDLISALKARGFFEFLPPPPADPIHLFRAHFLLFNALYTLRDRLTSSKQGLLEIGPLSIRCLPWSAGEVSLTTPDPLRSYYLDWNNLDGATEDDVCNLIASFWKQLGKFDNRGEALAELGLADPVDDETIKLTWRRLAMEHHPDRGGDTDRLKTINAAIDRLMK, from the coding sequence ATGTCGCAGGACAACTCACGTTTACCCGATGTCTTTTATACGGCAATCAGGCAGGAACTCGAAGCCCAGCCAGGCGGGATCAGGGAACACGATCTCATCAGTGCCCTGAAGGCCCGCGGGTTCTTCGAATTTCTGCCTCCACCCCCCGCTGACCCCATCCACTTGTTCCGCGCGCATTTCCTGCTTTTCAACGCCCTTTACACCCTCAGGGACAGACTGACATCCTCAAAACAGGGCTTGCTGGAAATTGGCCCGTTGAGTATTCGCTGCCTGCCCTGGTCAGCAGGCGAAGTATCGCTGACCACACCGGACCCGCTGCGCAGCTACTACCTGGACTGGAACAACCTGGACGGGGCAACGGAAGACGACGTCTGCAATCTGATTGCCTCATTCTGGAAGCAACTTGGCAAGTTTGATAATCGTGGTGAAGCACTCGCGGAACTGGGGCTCGCAGACCCGGTGGATGATGAAACCATCAAACTGACCTGGCGACGCCTGGCCATGGAGCATCACCCAGACAGGGGTGGCGATACGGATCGGCTGAAAACCATTAATGCGGCGATTGATCGTTTAATGAAATAA
- a CDS encoding SPOR domain-containing protein yields MNHIKANGLRLLAFAGLLLASVSIFAAGVIDTVSIDDSRNPATIRVEFNVPMQYVTHAPERRGDELLIELRALSNGLFSLETFSNELQTVVAERDTLVPLIEARYDPLDTERGTLTLRFSREVSYKLYPGSDRRHLRLEVVTNENIVNKPAVLQPESSRRSQSKSSPEANYTEHYVINLESSLRDIAVPSAGALPLNRNLTLYTTKFPIDGRVWSRLRAGFFETRAQARAALKKVKSRYPGAWVDYASASEITAALKQAGGEAVVRKLRVPGITPTLPKTPDEKIAELMEQARQSMAKNDINHAIQLYTKILRYPDNPYRQDALEFLGVARERKGQLAHAVREYKRYLALYPDGEDADRIAQRLAGITTAKQASREPTGRKRRSSRKPEWDIYGGVSQFYRRDESTTDAAGDVVTQSSLSTDLDITARKRGERYDIQSRFTGSYLYDFLSDGPGDSSSISSLYADINHKSSGLSARLGRQSRNTGGVLGRFDGLLAGYQLNDRILVNVVAGFPVLSTRDQLKTERYLYGISADLGTFANAWDFNVFLIEQQNDGVLDRRAVGGEARYFDPRLSLLSFVDYDISYSSLNTLILLGTWTLPDRTTINASIDYRNSPILTTSNALQGQTVPDMNALQDIFTDDEIRDLAEDRTADSTSITLGAAHPLTDKYQISGDITLSKLSDTRASGGVDEIPGTDYEFFYNLQFIGSNLLMPGDVSVAGLRYSDTTSSHIASLSLNSRFPFRKVWRVNPRMRVDYRDNTSNNSTQWIAAPSMRIDYRWRKRYRFETEFGGEWSTQDLPNDTQDTSSFFFNLGYRADF; encoded by the coding sequence ATGAATCATATAAAAGCTAATGGACTGCGCTTGCTGGCCTTCGCCGGGTTATTACTGGCATCTGTTTCAATTTTCGCTGCTGGTGTCATTGATACTGTCAGCATCGATGATAGCCGCAACCCGGCGACAATACGTGTCGAATTTAACGTGCCAATGCAGTACGTCACACATGCCCCTGAAAGGCGCGGCGATGAACTCCTGATCGAGTTACGCGCACTGAGCAATGGTCTCTTTTCACTGGAAACATTTTCCAATGAGCTTCAAACCGTTGTAGCCGAACGTGACACGCTGGTTCCACTGATTGAGGCACGCTATGATCCACTCGACACAGAACGCGGAACCTTGACGCTAAGGTTTTCACGCGAGGTCAGCTACAAGCTCTACCCGGGCAGCGACCGCCGTCACTTGCGACTGGAAGTTGTCACCAATGAAAATATCGTAAACAAACCTGCTGTCTTGCAACCGGAATCCAGCCGCCGAAGCCAGAGTAAATCCAGTCCCGAGGCCAATTATACCGAGCACTATGTCATCAACCTGGAGTCATCACTGCGTGACATCGCTGTACCTTCTGCAGGCGCCCTCCCCCTGAACCGGAACTTGACCCTGTACACAACGAAATTTCCGATTGATGGCCGTGTTTGGTCACGTTTGCGTGCCGGGTTCTTCGAAACCCGTGCGCAGGCCAGGGCTGCACTGAAGAAAGTCAAATCGCGCTACCCTGGCGCCTGGGTCGATTACGCCAGCGCCAGTGAAATAACAGCTGCACTCAAGCAGGCCGGGGGGGAAGCTGTTGTACGAAAACTGCGAGTACCAGGAATCACCCCTACCCTCCCTAAAACACCGGACGAAAAGATTGCCGAACTCATGGAACAGGCACGGCAGTCCATGGCAAAAAACGATATTAACCATGCGATTCAGCTGTACACAAAAATTCTTCGCTACCCGGACAACCCGTATCGCCAGGATGCACTGGAATTTCTTGGCGTAGCCAGGGAGCGAAAGGGACAGCTTGCTCATGCAGTTCGCGAATACAAACGTTACCTCGCCCTTTACCCGGATGGCGAAGATGCTGACCGGATTGCACAACGACTGGCGGGTATCACGACTGCAAAACAGGCATCACGAGAACCAACAGGCCGAAAACGTCGTTCCTCACGCAAGCCGGAATGGGATATCTATGGCGGCGTATCCCAGTTCTACCGGCGTGACGAAAGCACCACAGACGCTGCCGGTGATGTAGTGACCCAGTCATCACTGTCAACCGACCTTGATATTACAGCGCGCAAACGTGGTGAGCGATATGATATCCAGTCCCGGTTTACCGGTTCTTACCTGTACGATTTTCTAAGCGATGGGCCTGGTGACAGCAGTAGCATCAGCAGCCTGTATGCCGACATAAACCATAAATCCAGCGGGCTCTCCGCGCGGTTGGGACGCCAGTCCCGGAACACGGGTGGTGTACTGGGTCGTTTCGACGGGCTGCTTGCCGGTTACCAGCTCAATGACAGAATCCTTGTCAACGTCGTCGCCGGTTTTCCCGTTTTATCGACACGGGACCAGCTGAAGACCGAGCGTTACCTTTATGGTATCAGTGCCGATCTCGGAACTTTCGCCAACGCCTGGGATTTCAATGTCTTTTTAATCGAGCAGCAAAATGACGGTGTTCTTGATCGTCGTGCTGTCGGTGGCGAAGCGCGCTATTTCGACCCCAGGCTCTCACTGCTAAGCTTCGTCGACTACGATATCTCCTATTCGTCACTGAATACGCTGATCCTTCTCGGCACCTGGACACTGCCCGACCGAACAACTATTAATGCTTCAATCGACTACCGCAACAGCCCGATACTGACAACCTCGAATGCCTTGCAGGGACAGACGGTACCCGACATGAATGCATTACAGGATATCTTCACAGACGATGAAATCCGCGACCTGGCAGAAGATCGTACAGCCGACTCGACCAGCATCACACTGGGTGCCGCACACCCGCTAACCGATAAATACCAGATCAGTGGTGACATCACCCTATCGAAGTTATCTGACACCAGGGCATCCGGAGGTGTTGATGAAATCCCCGGAACTGACTACGAATTCTTCTACAACCTGCAGTTCATCGGCAGCAACCTGTTAATGCCGGGTGACGTTAGCGTGGCAGGGCTACGTTACTCGGACACTACCAGCAGTCACATTGCCTCGCTATCGCTGAACAGCCGCTTCCCGTTCCGTAAAGTCTGGCGTGTAAATCCCCGTATGAGGGTCGATTACCGGGACAATACCAGTAACAACTCCACACAATGGATCGCTGCACCGTCGATGCGTATCGACTACCGCTGGCGGAAACGCTACCGATTTGAAACAGAGTTCGGTGGAGAATGGTCTACCCAGGATTTACCCAATGATACCCAGGACACCTCCTCTTTCTTCTTCAATCTCGGTTATCGCGCTGATTTCTAG
- a CDS encoding transcriptional regulator has product MPAELVIPVTEKDTASPQRGSLIELYRPRMRGILLAMGYLSILAIIAYGWKHRIEQPLTAENGAGYALGIVGGTLMLLLLLYPLRKHAGFMRRMGPVRFWFRTHMLFGIIGPVCILFHSGFQLGSLNSNIALFCMLLVAGSGLVGRYFYTRIHHGLYGRKATLEELTRHAELLSGSLESHLTDYPRIRNQVREFEALAHTKPAGIISSFLTLGSLGFRTWLLYLSLWRQVPSTLPTAQRKTLLRHIGAQLESVRKVTEFHFYERLFSIWHVLHFPFFLMLVLSGVVHVVAVHMY; this is encoded by the coding sequence ATGCCCGCTGAACTCGTTATACCCGTAACCGAAAAAGATACAGCATCACCGCAGCGCGGTTCGTTGATCGAACTGTACCGTCCTCGCATGCGTGGGATTTTGCTGGCTATGGGGTACCTGTCAATCCTCGCGATCATCGCTTACGGGTGGAAACACCGTATTGAGCAACCGCTGACTGCAGAAAATGGCGCAGGGTATGCGCTCGGCATCGTGGGCGGCACGCTGATGCTGTTATTACTACTTTACCCCTTGCGTAAACATGCGGGTTTTATGCGGCGAATGGGACCGGTGCGATTCTGGTTTCGCACCCACATGCTGTTCGGCATTATCGGGCCGGTTTGCATTCTCTTCCATAGTGGTTTCCAGCTTGGATCGCTGAACAGCAACATTGCACTGTTCTGTATGTTGCTGGTCGCGGGTAGCGGTCTGGTCGGTCGATACTTCTACACACGTATCCACCATGGCCTGTACGGACGCAAGGCAACGCTGGAGGAACTCACTCGCCATGCCGAGCTACTCAGCGGCTCTCTGGAAAGTCACCTCACAGACTACCCCCGGATTCGCAACCAAGTACGCGAGTTCGAGGCACTGGCGCACACAAAGCCGGCGGGGATCATTAGCAGCTTTTTAACCCTGGGCTCGCTGGGTTTCCGGACCTGGTTACTGTACCTGTCTTTATGGCGGCAGGTTCCATCAACCTTGCCGACTGCACAACGTAAAACATTACTCCGACATATCGGCGCACAACTCGAAAGCGTTCGAAAAGTGACAGAATTTCATTTTTACGAACGGCTGTTTTCTATCTGGCATGTACTGCACTTCCCGTTTTTCCTGATGCTGGTGCTATCCGGCGTAGTGCATGTCGTCGCGGTACACATGTACTAG
- a CDS encoding GMC family oxidoreductase: protein MAGTSAGFPDTPGGQDLVQAGRTGTLPAQGLIRMDHDFDVCIVGSGAGGGPVALILAQAGYSVLVLEKGPWFTEKDFYKDELACCRRSVYTPELSDEQHVIEDLDSDGDWVGEATSDSGWDFWNGNCVGGSSNFMSGFFYRLKPKDFRLLSVFGPIQGANVADWPISYDDLEPYYTRVETEVGISGRFVDHPQAEPRSTRDFPYPPTHEHPVSRQIDAACRKLGYHPLPTPRAILSRPEGQRRSCEYSGYCGSYGCSSGAKGSARAALLGRAVATGHCRIQPHAKVYKLASNAKGKVVAAEYYDADNTVKKVTARIFVVACQAIETSRLLLASTGPKHPDGLANRHAQVGRNLLFSAGGAGTGDLVYVDMSDAEAEALKTRGPFVNRGLQDWYFINDKALGGQAKGGTVDFLLRHPNPIGKAMGEKWGDNDKLVWGRPLQQRLKSVFTDAQYLRYEIFCDWLPTDNCFVGLDSRVRDKWNTPVAKVRIGYHEHDLKVGHYINERARTVLETLGASNVRSSISGSPPQNLVAGGCRFGHDPETSVLDADCRAHDVDNLYITDGSFMPTGGSVPYTWTIYANAFRVADKIREHL from the coding sequence ATGGCTGGAACATCAGCCGGGTTTCCCGACACCCCCGGCGGACAAGACCTGGTACAGGCTGGCCGCACCGGTACACTACCAGCGCAAGGCCTGATCCGCATGGACCACGATTTTGATGTCTGTATCGTCGGCAGTGGCGCCGGGGGTGGCCCGGTTGCCCTGATACTGGCGCAGGCCGGTTATTCGGTTCTGGTGCTGGAAAAGGGGCCATGGTTTACAGAGAAAGATTTTTACAAGGATGAACTGGCCTGCTGCCGGCGCAGCGTGTACACCCCGGAACTGAGTGACGAGCAGCATGTTATCGAAGACCTCGACAGTGACGGGGACTGGGTCGGTGAAGCCACGTCGGATTCGGGCTGGGATTTCTGGAACGGTAACTGCGTAGGTGGATCGTCCAATTTCATGAGCGGGTTCTTCTACCGCCTCAAGCCAAAAGACTTCCGTCTGCTGTCTGTGTTTGGACCGATTCAGGGTGCAAATGTGGCAGACTGGCCGATCAGTTACGACGATCTCGAGCCATATTACACACGCGTGGAAACAGAAGTGGGTATCTCGGGGAGGTTTGTCGATCACCCGCAGGCAGAACCACGATCAACTCGCGATTTCCCTTATCCCCCGACGCACGAGCACCCTGTCTCCCGACAGATAGACGCGGCTTGCCGAAAGCTGGGTTATCACCCGTTACCTACGCCACGTGCCATATTGTCCAGGCCGGAAGGCCAGCGGCGCAGTTGTGAATATTCCGGTTACTGTGGCAGTTACGGTTGTTCGTCCGGTGCAAAAGGCAGCGCACGGGCCGCGCTGCTGGGCAGGGCGGTTGCAACGGGGCATTGCAGGATCCAGCCGCATGCGAAGGTGTATAAACTGGCCAGTAATGCCAAAGGGAAGGTGGTTGCGGCGGAATATTACGATGCAGATAACACGGTAAAAAAAGTCACCGCCAGGATATTTGTTGTCGCGTGCCAGGCGATTGAAACCAGCCGCCTTTTACTGGCTTCGACGGGGCCAAAACATCCCGATGGCCTGGCCAATCGCCACGCCCAGGTCGGCAGGAACCTGCTGTTTTCTGCCGGTGGAGCAGGTACCGGTGACCTTGTGTACGTTGATATGAGTGATGCGGAGGCCGAAGCCCTGAAGACCCGCGGCCCGTTTGTAAACCGTGGCTTACAGGACTGGTATTTTATCAACGACAAGGCGCTTGGCGGGCAGGCCAAGGGCGGTACGGTCGATTTCCTGTTACGTCACCCCAACCCGATCGGAAAGGCTATGGGTGAGAAATGGGGTGATAATGACAAGCTGGTGTGGGGGCGTCCGCTCCAGCAACGCTTGAAGTCGGTATTTACCGATGCACAGTATTTACGCTATGAAATCTTTTGTGACTGGTTGCCGACAGACAACTGTTTTGTCGGCCTGGATAGCCGTGTGCGTGATAAATGGAACACACCCGTGGCCAAAGTGCGCATCGGTTACCATGAACATGACCTGAAAGTGGGTCACTATATTAACGAGCGCGCCAGGACCGTGCTGGAAACACTGGGTGCGAGTAACGTAAGATCCAGTATCAGTGGTTCACCGCCACAAAACCTCGTCGCCGGGGGTTGCCGGTTCGGCCACGATCCTGAAACCTCCGTGCTGGATGCCGACTGCCGGGCCCACGATGTTGATAACCTCTATATAACGGATGGCAGTTTTATGCCAACCGGAGGCAGCGTGCCCTATACCTGGACGATCTATGCCAATGCCTTCAGGGTAGCCGACAAAATCAGGGAACACCTGTAG
- a CDS encoding ABC transporter ATP-binding protein encodes MQPIVSVSNLSKIYASGHQALKRVSLDIAPGEILALLGPNGAGKTTLISIICGIVNASEGSVTVGGHDIVSGYRVTRGMIGLVPQELTLGAFETVWNTVNFSRGLFGKKPAPDYIEQLLKTLSLWDKKDSPLMALSGGMKRRVLIGKALSHEPTVLFLDEPTAGVDVELRKDMWALVERLRKSGVTIILTTHYIEEAEAIADRVGVISNGELLLVEDKKALMHKLGKRQLIIELDAPLSQIPETLVSWPLELSSDGRQLTYTYDPLNTDTGLSELLQAISQSGLLIKDLQTTQSSLEEIFVSLVSTKS; translated from the coding sequence ATGCAACCCATTGTATCTGTCTCTAACCTGTCCAAGATCTACGCCAGCGGACACCAGGCGCTAAAGCGTGTCAGCCTGGATATTGCGCCCGGCGAAATCCTGGCATTGCTGGGCCCCAATGGGGCGGGCAAGACGACCCTGATCTCGATTATCTGCGGGATTGTCAATGCCAGCGAGGGATCAGTGACGGTCGGTGGTCATGATATTGTCAGTGGTTACCGTGTGACGCGCGGGATGATTGGCCTGGTGCCACAGGAGCTGACACTGGGCGCTTTTGAAACGGTCTGGAATACCGTGAATTTCAGCCGTGGGCTGTTTGGGAAGAAACCCGCACCGGACTATATTGAGCAGTTGTTGAAAACGTTATCACTATGGGACAAAAAAGACAGTCCACTCATGGCGCTGTCGGGTGGTATGAAGCGCCGTGTACTGATTGGAAAGGCTTTGTCGCATGAGCCGACGGTACTCTTCCTGGATGAACCCACCGCAGGGGTGGATGTCGAGTTACGCAAGGATATGTGGGCGCTGGTAGAGCGCCTGCGCAAGTCGGGCGTCACGATTATCCTGACGACCCACTATATCGAAGAGGCTGAAGCCATAGCGGATCGTGTCGGTGTCATCAGCAACGGTGAATTACTGCTTGTCGAAGACAAAAAAGCGCTGATGCACAAGCTCGGTAAAAGACAGTTGATTATCGAACTCGATGCACCTTTATCGCAAATCCCGGAGACGCTGGTCAGCTGGCCACTGGAGCTGTCTTCCGATGGCAGGCAACTCACCTATACCTATGATCCGCTCAATACCGATACAGGGCTCAGCGAATTACTCCAGGCCATCAGTCAGTCGGGTCTGCTGATAAAGGATTTGCAAACCACGCAGAGCAGTCTTGAAGAAATATTTGTCAGCCTGGTGAGCACGAAATCATGA
- a CDS encoding ABC transporter permease, with the protein MNTQAVKVIYKHEMLRAWETLLQSFVSPVLSTSLYFVVFGSAIGSRIQQVEGVPYGLFIVPGLIMLALLTHSIANASFGIFFPKFTGTIYEVMSAPVSFFEILIGYVGAAATKSLIIGLIILATAGFFVPLEIAHPFWMTGFLVLTCISFSLFGFIIGLWADNFEKLQLIPLLIITPLVFLGGSFYSVSMLPPAWQTVTLFNPVVYLISGFRWSFFEVSDVSVGLSLFMVLAFLVVCLMVVGWMFKTGYRLKQ; encoded by the coding sequence ATGAATACGCAGGCAGTCAAGGTTATCTACAAGCACGAAATGTTGAGGGCATGGGAAACACTGCTGCAAAGTTTTGTTTCACCCGTACTCTCGACTTCACTCTATTTTGTGGTGTTTGGTTCGGCGATCGGCTCCCGTATTCAGCAGGTCGAGGGTGTACCCTACGGGTTGTTTATTGTGCCGGGCCTGATTATGCTGGCATTACTGACACACAGCATCGCCAATGCCTCATTTGGTATTTTCTTTCCGAAATTCACCGGCACGATCTATGAAGTCATGTCTGCCCCGGTTTCATTTTTTGAAATTCTGATCGGTTATGTCGGTGCGGCTGCCACCAAATCCCTGATAATCGGTCTGATTATCCTGGCCACTGCCGGGTTTTTTGTGCCGCTGGAAATCGCACACCCGTTCTGGATGACCGGCTTCCTGGTGCTGACCTGTATTTCTTTCAGTCTGTTCGGATTTATTATTGGCTTGTGGGCAGATAATTTCGAGAAGCTGCAGTTGATTCCGCTGCTGATTATCACACCGCTGGTCTTCCTGGGCGGCAGCTTCTACTCGGTCAGCATGCTACCGCCGGCCTGGCAGACGGTCACACTGTTTAATCCCGTGGTGTATCTCATCAGCGGATTTCGCTGGAGTTTTTTCGAGGTGTCTGATGTCAGCGTCGGACTCAGCCTGTTTATGGTGCTGGCGTTCCTTGTTGTGTGCCTGATGGTTGTCGGCTGGATGTTTAAAACCGGCTATCGACTGAAACAATAA